GGAAAGAAGGTCGAAAATCGGGAATGTGTCGAGCCAATGAAGCCCCAGATAATCCGAAAAATCAGTAAACCCAAAATAAAAATACCTAAACGACCATGCCAATCAATGAGCGATCCACCGATTTTGGCGGTGATGTAAGAGGCTGCCACAGAAACTGCCAGTAGCCAATGAAACAGCCTGTGTGGCAAGTCCCAAATATGAATAGTAACTTTCATCTTGATTCACCTTTATTTAACTGGCGTACTTAACTGAACAGCCGTATGGTTTGGTATTGGTTTTGGTGATTTTTCTGCCTGCAGCAAGATCGGCCAAGGCTGCACTGATGTAATTTTCGGCTTTGGCAATGTCAGACTGATCGGCAGAAGGGATACTGTCTATGCCACCTTTGTAAACCAACACGCCTTGCGGATCGATAATAAAAAACTGTGGCGTATTGGTTGCACCGTAAAGCTTGCCGATTGAACCATTACTGTCCAGAACGGTATTTGTTGGGGTTGCGCCGCGATGAGTATTCAGTTTCTGCGCGGTTTCACCGGTAACATTACCTTCTTTACCCGGTGCTGAAGTGATGACCTGTAGCCAGACAATGCCTTTAGCGACGGCATCTTTTTGTAAGGCAGGAATATTGCCGCTTTCATAGTGTTTTACGACGAACGGGCATTCATGGTTGGTCCATTCCAAGACCACGGTTTTTCCCCGTAAGTCGGCAAGGTTGATGGTACTGCCATCAGCGGCTGCTCCGGAGAATAAAGGTGCCGGCTTATCGATTATGGATTCGGAGTGAACTGCCACGGATGTAAAAGCGAAAGCCAGGCTTAATAAAGCCATTGGGTAAAATCGATATAAAAACATA
Above is a window of Methylobacter sp. S3L5C DNA encoding:
- a CDS encoding redoxin domain-containing protein, producing MFLYRFYPMALLSLAFAFTSVAVHSESIIDKPAPLFSGAAADGSTINLADLRGKTVVLEWTNHECPFVVKHYESGNIPALQKDAVAKGIVWLQVITSAPGKEGNVTGETAQKLNTHRGATPTNTVLDSNGSIGKLYGATNTPQFFIIDPQGVLVYKGGIDSIPSADQSDIAKAENYISAALADLAAGRKITKTNTKPYGCSVKYAS